In Streptomyces sp. 840.1, one DNA window encodes the following:
- a CDS encoding biotin-dependent carboxyltransferase family protein: MSAGIEVVRAGALTTVQDEGRFGHAHLGVGRAGALDAPSARLANRLAGNSVTAALLETTVTGCAVRPDRAVRVVVGGAPCRVTVDGRPVAWGAAVRVPAGAVLDAGPAVRGVRSYLAFAGGLEPEPVLGSRSADLLSGLGPAPLSDGDVLPLGPPPPAGHPGAGGEAAAVPWPGVPAELVLPVVFGPRHTWFTSAGLRTLTTAAYRVSEQSNRIGLRTEGPAPERARQGELPSEGMVLGAVQIPPDGRPVVFLNDHPTTGGYPVAGVVPEPALAGAARVTPGTVVRFVLTAR; this comes from the coding sequence GTGAGCGCGGGCATCGAGGTCGTGCGCGCCGGGGCCCTGACCACCGTGCAGGACGAGGGACGCTTCGGCCACGCCCACCTGGGGGTGGGACGGGCCGGGGCCCTGGACGCGCCGTCCGCCCGGCTCGCCAACCGGCTGGCCGGCAACTCCGTCACCGCCGCGCTCCTGGAGACGACCGTCACCGGCTGCGCGGTCCGCCCGGACCGCGCGGTGCGGGTGGTCGTCGGCGGTGCGCCCTGCCGGGTGACGGTGGACGGGCGGCCGGTGGCGTGGGGCGCGGCGGTCCGGGTGCCGGCGGGCGCGGTGCTGGACGCGGGCCCCGCCGTGCGCGGGGTGCGCTCGTACCTGGCGTTCGCGGGCGGCCTGGAACCGGAGCCGGTGCTCGGCAGCCGGTCCGCCGACCTGCTCTCCGGGCTCGGCCCGGCGCCCCTGAGCGACGGCGACGTGCTGCCGCTCGGCCCGCCCCCGCCGGCCGGGCACCCGGGGGCGGGGGGAGAGGCGGCGGCGGTGCCGTGGCCGGGGGTGCCCGCCGAACTCGTGCTCCCGGTGGTCTTCGGCCCCCGCCACACCTGGTTCACCTCCGCCGGACTGCGCACGCTCACCACCGCCGCGTACCGCGTCTCGGAGCAGAGCAACCGGATCGGGCTGCGCACCGAAGGGCCCGCGCCGGAACGTGCCCGGCAGGGCGAACTGCCCAGCGAGGGCATGGTGCTCGGCGCGGTCCAGATCCCGCCGGACGGCCGCCCGGTGGTGTTCCTGAACGACCATCCGACGACGGGCGGCTACCCGGTGGCCGGCGTCGTCCCGGAACCCGCGCTGGCCGGAGCGGCGCGGGTGACCCCGGGGACGGTGGTGCGGTTCGTGCTCACCGCGAGGTGA
- a CDS encoding allophanate hydrolase subunit 1 — protein MSTAPEGERTGHGPAPVVLAAGAGALLVELGSGEETEAFHAEVLRRRAAGELPGVREVVPGARTVLLDGIAHDPAALARELAAWRVPPLRRAAGPAVEIPVVYDGPDLAEVAAAWGIATAEVAALHSGTEFRVAFCGFAPGFGYLTGLPGHLHLPRRSTPRTRVPAGAVALAGPYTGVYPRPSPGGWQLIGRMPDPAALWDPDREPPALLVPGARVRFVEAGTGPGSGTATGTGSPSASASAPASRAQA, from the coding sequence GTGAGTACGGCGCCGGAGGGGGAGCGGACGGGGCACGGCCCCGCGCCGGTCGTGCTGGCCGCCGGAGCCGGCGCCCTGCTGGTCGAGCTCGGCTCCGGCGAGGAGACGGAAGCCTTCCACGCGGAGGTGCTGCGGCGCCGCGCGGCCGGTGAACTGCCCGGCGTGCGCGAGGTGGTGCCCGGTGCGCGGACGGTTCTCCTGGACGGCATCGCGCACGACCCGGCCGCACTCGCCCGTGAGCTGGCGGCCTGGCGGGTGCCGCCGCTGCGGCGGGCCGCCGGTCCTGCGGTGGAGATCCCCGTCGTGTACGACGGCCCCGACCTGGCCGAGGTCGCGGCGGCGTGGGGGATCGCCACCGCAGAGGTGGCCGCCCTCCACTCCGGGACGGAGTTCCGGGTCGCCTTCTGCGGGTTCGCCCCCGGCTTCGGCTACCTGACGGGGCTGCCCGGCCACCTCCACCTGCCCCGCCGGTCCACCCCGCGCACCCGGGTCCCGGCCGGTGCGGTGGCCCTGGCCGGCCCGTACACCGGTGTGTACCCGCGCCCGTCCCCCGGCGGCTGGCAGCTGATCGGCCGCATGCCGGACCCGGCCGCCCTGTGGGACCCGGACCGCGAGCCACCCGCACTGCTGGTGCCCGGGGCGCGCGTCCGCTTCGTAGAGGCCGGTACGGGGCCGGGATCAGGTACGGCTACGGGTACGGGATCTCCTTCGGCTTCCGCTTCCGCTCCGGCTTCCCGGGCGCAGGCGTGA
- a CDS encoding LamB/YcsF family protein produces the protein MDLNADLGEGFGRWSLTDDEALLACVTSANVACGFHAGDPSVMRRVCDTAAERGVRIGAQVSYRDLAGFGRRSMDVPSDELAAEVAYQIGALRVFAEAAGATVSYVKPHGALYNRAVHDDEQAGAVIEGVRLAGGSPAVLGLPGSRLLARAADAGLTAVEEAFADRAYTPQGTLVPRTEPDAVVHDADEVVRRSVGIAVDRSVLAADGGRIAVAARSLCVHGDTPGAAAIARRVRAALEGAGVAVRAFA, from the coding sequence ATGGACCTCAACGCGGATCTCGGCGAAGGGTTCGGGCGCTGGTCGCTCACCGACGACGAGGCGCTCCTCGCGTGCGTGACCAGCGCCAACGTGGCGTGCGGCTTCCACGCGGGGGACCCCTCGGTGATGCGGCGGGTCTGCGACACGGCGGCCGAACGGGGCGTACGGATCGGCGCGCAGGTCTCGTACCGCGACCTGGCCGGGTTCGGCCGCCGCTCCATGGACGTCCCGTCCGACGAGCTGGCCGCCGAAGTGGCCTACCAGATCGGCGCGTTGCGGGTGTTCGCCGAGGCGGCCGGGGCCACCGTCTCGTACGTCAAGCCGCACGGCGCCCTCTACAACCGCGCGGTCCACGACGACGAGCAGGCGGGCGCGGTGATCGAGGGCGTCCGGCTGGCGGGCGGCAGCCCCGCCGTCCTCGGGCTGCCCGGCTCCCGGCTGCTCGCACGGGCCGCCGACGCGGGGCTGACGGCGGTCGAGGAGGCCTTCGCGGACCGCGCGTACACCCCGCAGGGCACGCTCGTCCCGCGCACCGAGCCGGACGCGGTCGTGCACGACGCGGACGAGGTGGTGCGCCGCAGCGTCGGGATCGCGGTGGACCGGAGCGTGCTCGCGGCCGACGGCGGCCGGATCGCGGTCGCGGCGCGCTCCCTGTGCGTCCACGGCGACACCCCCGGAGCTGCGGCGATCGCCCGGCGGGTCCGGGCCGCGCTGGAAGGGGCGGGCGTCGCGGTCCGGGCGTTCGCGTGA
- a CDS encoding maleylpyruvate isomerase family mycothiol-dependent enzyme — protein sequence MADERDTARDTAHDLERDPELPGLLLRTERDALLPLLRSAGDSDFALRTACPGWTVRHVLAHCGSVLNRVVESRFEPDVFSPECNDRDIAERAGWTNAQVVDELEQGMAEAGAAIAKAGGVLDGVALGEWIHAGDVREAWGLEGAYRGDGLPHALRLLAPFARRRKTPLLIARLEDGGELTIGTEQEGRAPGRYRGDGATLIRLYADRPLVGTRYELEGVKESELSVF from the coding sequence ATGGCTGACGAACGCGACACCGCACGCGACACCGCACATGACCTCGAGCGCGATCCCGAGCTGCCCGGTCTCCTCCTGCGCACCGAGCGCGACGCCCTCCTCCCGCTGCTGCGCTCCGCCGGCGACAGCGATTTCGCCCTGCGCACCGCTTGTCCCGGCTGGACGGTGCGGCACGTACTCGCGCACTGCGGTTCCGTGCTGAACCGGGTGGTGGAGAGCCGCTTCGAACCGGACGTCTTCAGCCCCGAGTGCAACGACCGCGACATCGCCGAGCGGGCCGGCTGGACGAACGCGCAGGTGGTGGACGAGCTGGAGCAGGGCATGGCCGAGGCCGGGGCCGCGATCGCCAAGGCGGGCGGGGTGCTGGACGGGGTGGCCCTCGGGGAGTGGATCCATGCCGGGGACGTCCGCGAGGCGTGGGGGCTCGAAGGGGCCTACCGGGGCGACGGGCTGCCGCACGCGCTCAGGCTCCTGGCCCCGTTCGCCCGGCGCCGCAAGACGCCGCTGCTGATCGCCCGGCTGGAGGACGGCGGCGAGCTGACCATCGGCACCGAGCAGGAGGGCCGCGCCCCCGGCCGGTACCGGGGCGACGGGGCGACGCTGATCCGGCTGTACGCGGACCGGCCGCTGGTGGGGACCCGGTACGAGCTGGAGGGCGTGAAGGAGAGCGAGCTGTCCGTGTTCTGA